One window of the Halobacillus litoralis genome contains the following:
- a CDS encoding CPBP family intramembrane glutamic endopeptidase gives MPKRYWYIILAYVITQLSALVGAPLLVASGMSRFDAIAVWSVLSFTIATIIILVMLKPDMKEEMVRSDKAGPGKIILWSITGVFLALFAQAIAATIESELLGIPPGSENTMELMEIARESPLFILLPVLFAPITEEIIFRKIIFGSIYKRTNFWLAVLVSALVFGAFHFDFKHMLVYFSMGVVFAFLYVKTKRIITPIVAHMAMNSFVVASQYFLTEEDIRRMQEQLETIFIGGFL, from the coding sequence TTTCTGCTCTAGTCGGGGCGCCATTATTAGTCGCTTCCGGGATGAGTAGATTTGATGCGATTGCTGTCTGGTCAGTCTTGAGTTTCACCATTGCTACCATCATCATTCTTGTCATGCTCAAACCGGATATGAAAGAAGAAATGGTCCGCAGTGATAAAGCAGGCCCAGGAAAGATCATTCTATGGTCGATCACCGGTGTATTTCTTGCATTGTTCGCACAAGCGATTGCCGCTACCATCGAGTCTGAACTATTAGGTATTCCCCCAGGATCTGAGAACACGATGGAGCTGATGGAAATCGCACGTGAATCACCATTATTCATTTTGCTCCCTGTGTTATTCGCTCCGATTACCGAAGAAATCATTTTCCGTAAAATCATTTTCGGATCGATTTACAAACGGACTAATTTCTGGCTGGCGGTACTCGTGTCCGCTCTCGTGTTCGGTGCATTCCATTTCGATTTCAAGCACATGTTAGTCTACTTCTCCATGGGAGTCGTATTCGCCTTCCTATATGTCAAAACAAAACGAATTATTACACCAATCGTGGCTCACATGGCGATGAACTCGTTTGTTGTCGCATCACAGTATTTTCTTACTGAAGAGGATATCCGCCGGATGCAGGAACAACTGGAGACCATCTTTATTGGAGGCTTTTTATAA
- a CDS encoding YdiK family protein, translated as MRTSPLFMAFLYLSMGVAFTFIAAQAAEESVWNTTTVILAIVATFNIAVAIRLYNLHNKLKQSQKK; from the coding sequence ATGAGAACTTCACCATTATTCATGGCTTTTCTCTATCTCTCGATGGGCGTCGCTTTTACGTTTATCGCAGCTCAGGCAGCTGAAGAATCCGTTTGGAACACGACGACTGTCATCTTAGCGATTGTCGCTACGTTCAATATCGCCGTAGCGATCCGCTTGTACAATCTCCACAATAAACTTAAACAGTCACAGAAAAAATAA